DNA sequence from the Pseudomonas tritici genome:
TTCGCCAGGGTTGACCCGGTCGCCCTTGGCGACATGAACGGCGGTCACCTTGCCGGCAATCGCTGCCTGCACTTCGGTTTCCATCTTCATGGCTTCGGTAATCAGTACAGCCTGGCCGGCCTTGACCACGTCGCCTTCCTTGACCAGCACGTCGACGATATTGCCCGGCATCGCGGTGCTGACATGGCCTGGCTCGGTGGCCTGCTTGCGCTTGCTGCTGCCTCCGCTGACAAACTCGTTGAGCGGTTCGAACACCACTTCTTCGGGCATGCCGTCGATGGACAGGTAGAAGTGGCGCTTGCCTTCGGCCTTCACGCCGACACCGGTGATGTCGACGCGGTAGCTCTCGCCGTGCACGTCGATGACGAACTCGGTCGGTACGCCTTCGCCACCGGCACGGGCCACGCCGCCCGCTTCAGGAATCGGCAACAGTACTTCCGGCGCCAGGGTGCCGGCGTCGCGCTCTTCGAGGAACTTGCGGCCGATGTCCGGGAACATGGCGTAGGTCAGCACGTCTTCTTCGGACTTGGCCAGCGCGCCGATTTCGCCACGCAGCTTGGTCATTTCCGGCTTGAGCAAATCGGCCGGGCGTACGTCGATCACCTCTTCGCTGCCGATGGCCTGGCGGCGCAGTTTCTCATTCACGGTGCCCGGCGCCTTGCCGTAGCCGCCTTGCAGGTAGAGCTTCACTTCGTTGGTGATGGTCTTGTAGCGCTCGCCGGCCAACACGTTGAAGAACGCCTGGGTGCCGACGATCTGCGAAGTCGGGGTCACCAGCGGCGGGAAGCCAAGGTCTTCACGCACACGCGGGATTTCGGCCAGCACTTCGCTCATGCGGTTGAGGGCGCCCTGCTCTTTCAACTGGTTGGCCAGGTTGGAAATCATACCGCCTGGCACTTGGTTGACTTGCACACGGGTGTCGACGGCGGTGAATTCGCTTTCGAACTGGTGGTATTTCTTGCGCACGGCGTAGAAGTACAGGCCGATCTCTTGCAGCAGTTCCAGGCTCAAGCCGGTGTCGAACTCACTGCCTTTAAGGGCGGCGACCATCGACTCAGTGCCCGGATGGCTGGTGCCCCAGGCAAAGCTGGAAATGGCGGTGTCGATGTGGTCGGCACCGTTCTCGATGGCCTTGAGTTGGCACATCGCGGCCAAACCAGCCGTGTCGTGGGAGTGGATAAAGATCGGCAGGTTCTGTTCGGCTTTCAGCGCCTTGACCAGTTCGCCGGTGGCGTACGGGGTCAACAGGCCGGCCATGTCCTTGATCGCAATCGAGTCGCAGCCCATGGATTCGAGCTGTTTGGCCTGGGCCACAAACGCTTCGACAGTGTGCA
Encoded proteins:
- the oadA gene encoding sodium-extruding oxaloacetate decarboxylase subunit alpha yields the protein MSKKIFVTDTILRDAHQSLLATRMRTDDMLPICDKLDKVGYWSLEVWGGATFDACVRFLKEDPWERLRKLRAALPNTRLQMLLRGQNLLGYRHYSDDVVRAFVAKAAVNGIDVFRIFDAMNDVRNLRVAIEAVKAAGKHAQGTIAYTTSPVHTVEAFVAQAKQLESMGCDSIAIKDMAGLLTPYATGELVKALKAEQNLPIFIHSHDTAGLAAMCQLKAIENGADHIDTAISSFAWGTSHPGTESMVAALKGSEFDTGLSLELLQEIGLYFYAVRKKYHQFESEFTAVDTRVQVNQVPGGMISNLANQLKEQGALNRMSEVLAEIPRVREDLGFPPLVTPTSQIVGTQAFFNVLAGERYKTITNEVKLYLQGGYGKAPGTVNEKLRRQAIGSEEVIDVRPADLLKPEMTKLRGEIGALAKSEEDVLTYAMFPDIGRKFLEERDAGTLAPEVLLPIPEAGGVARAGGEGVPTEFVIDVHGESYRVDITGVGVKAEGKRHFYLSIDGMPEEVVFEPLNEFVSGGSSKRKQATEPGHVSTAMPGNIVDVLVKEGDVVKAGQAVLITEAMKMETEVQAAIAGKVTAVHVAKGDRVNPGEILIEIEG